The following proteins come from a genomic window of Gottfriedia acidiceleris:
- a CDS encoding aromatic acid exporter family protein gives MYRIGSRIVKTALGSAVAIFIAQSVGVHFYSSAGTLTILCIQTTKKRSLDTALRRLSACVLIILFCIFFFHIFGYTPLAIGILLLFFIPSLVRLKIQEGVISSAVIMLHLYGLKKITVPIIVDELTVIVIGIGVALLCNLYMPSLDDQIKNFKVQIDSKFCFIFEKISIYLKEPANKCFLEEYDETVKLLKEAKRISKLEIDNHYFKSSNDEDYEYFLLRERQLEIIHRIIDTVCDIKVSNEQSHILSKFFNDLSFSINPIISGVICLHQLEEIYHMFREMPLPQTSDDFETRAAVLTIINEMESFLIMKSKYKGKYVK, from the coding sequence ATGTATAGAATTGGTTCAAGGATTGTTAAAACGGCGTTAGGGAGTGCAGTTGCAATTTTTATTGCGCAATCAGTGGGAGTTCATTTTTACTCATCTGCGGGTACATTAACAATATTATGTATACAAACTACTAAAAAGCGTTCATTAGATACAGCATTAAGAAGATTGTCTGCATGCGTGCTGATCATCCTTTTTTGTATTTTTTTCTTTCATATTTTTGGTTATACACCTTTAGCGATTGGAATATTACTATTATTTTTTATTCCAAGCTTAGTAAGGCTTAAAATTCAAGAAGGAGTCATTTCTAGTGCTGTTATCATGTTACATCTATATGGTCTAAAAAAAATTACAGTACCAATTATAGTAGATGAGTTAACTGTAATTGTAATAGGAATTGGTGTAGCGTTACTTTGTAATTTATATATGCCTAGTTTAGATGATCAAATAAAAAACTTTAAAGTACAAATTGATTCTAAATTTTGTTTTATTTTTGAGAAGATTTCTATTTATTTAAAAGAACCAGCTAATAAGTGTTTTTTAGAAGAATATGATGAAACTGTAAAATTACTTAAAGAAGCAAAAAGAATTTCGAAATTAGAAATTGATAATCATTATTTTAAATCATCCAATGATGAAGATTATGAATACTTTTTATTAAGAGAACGGCAACTTGAAATAATCCACCGTATCATTGACACAGTTTGTGACATTAAAGTAAGCAACGAACAATCTCATATTTTATCCAAATTTTTTAATGATTTAAGCTTTTCAATAAATCCAATTATAAGTGGCGTTATCTGCTTACATCAGTTGGAAGAAATTTATCACATGTTTCGTGAAATGCCACTACCACAAACATCTGATGATTTTGAAACTCGTGCAGCGGTTTTAACCATCATCAATGAAATGGAAAGTTTTTTGATTATGAAATCAAAGTATAAGGGGAAATACGTTAAGTGA
- a CDS encoding L,D-transpeptidase — protein MLKLVLSLILVIGPVWPLGQNPRVGEPFIIINKEVNNLAYIEDGKVLRIYRIATGKTADLTPEGIFNITYKAKNPYWRKKNIPGGDPKNPLGTRWIGFDALGTDGSIYGIHGNNDPSSIGKYISNGCVRMYTNDVNELFDKIPYGTKVFITTSSSSFEQLAREQGAIK, from the coding sequence TTGCTTAAACTAGTTCTATCACTAATTTTAGTAATTGGTCCAGTATGGCCACTTGGACAAAATCCAAGGGTAGGAGAACCATTTATTATTATTAATAAAGAAGTAAATAATTTGGCATATATAGAAGATGGTAAGGTCCTAAGGATTTATCGAATTGCTACCGGAAAAACAGCAGATTTAACTCCTGAAGGTATTTTTAATATTACATATAAAGCCAAAAATCCATATTGGCGCAAAAAGAATATTCCAGGAGGGGATCCTAAAAATCCACTAGGAACAAGATGGATTGGTTTTGACGCATTAGGTACAGACGGATCGATTTATGGTATACATGGAAATAATGACCCTTCATCAATTGGTAAATATATTTCAAATGGATGTGTAAGAATGTACACAAATGATGTGAATGAACTTTTTGATAAAATCCCATATGGAACGAAAGTGTTCATCACTACATCATCAAGTTCATTTGAACAACTAGCTCGTGAACAAGGTGCAATCAAATAA
- the prli42 gene encoding stressosome-associated protein Prli42 encodes MRKKTQKVVVMIMLISMLATTLLAGIAAML; translated from the coding sequence ATGAGAAAAAAAACACAAAAAGTAGTCGTTATGATTATGTTAATTTCAATGCTTGCTACTACTTTACTTGCAGGTATCGCTGCAATGTTATAA
- a CDS encoding M4 family metallopeptidase, with the protein MNKKVLAVGLSLGLAASSFSVTNTYAAPKNVLSSYKYNESVGSPEFVSGQLTKPSTQSPESIVLGYVNANKDKFKLGSKSSEESFIIKSSNKDMLGTALRLQQVYNGVPVWGSTQTALVADDGVLTAFSGTIAPNLDTKKGLKSEKKVNANKSIKIAEADLGYTPTYEKDPTADLVVYTNGDEATYAYLVNLNFLSPKPGNFNYFIDASTGKILNSYNNLDEADSSAPAAKPGGTASSTNTTGTGVGVLGDTKTLNMTLSGSTYYLQDNTRASNGIFTYDAANRQRLAGTLWTSPDNLLNSAYDAAAVDAHYFAGLTFDYYKNVFGRNSYDNKGGALKSSVHYGRNYNNAFWNGTQMVYGDGDGTTFISLSGGIDVVAHELTHAVTETSSNLTYQNESGALNEAISDIFGTLIEFYNNKNPDYLIGEDIYTPKIAGDALRSMSDPTKYGDPDNYANRYTGTSDNGGVHTNSGIINKAAYLVAQGGTAYGVTVTGIGNDKLAQIFYRANTVYLTASSTFSQARAACVKAASDLFGTSSAEVTTVNKAFDAVGVK; encoded by the coding sequence GTGAACAAAAAAGTCTTAGCAGTTGGGTTATCTTTAGGATTGGCAGCAAGTAGTTTTTCAGTAACAAATACATATGCTGCACCAAAAAATGTGTTATCTAGCTACAAGTACAATGAATCTGTAGGATCACCTGAATTTGTTTCAGGTCAGCTCACAAAGCCATCAACTCAAAGTCCTGAGAGCATTGTACTAGGTTATGTCAATGCTAACAAAGATAAATTTAAACTCGGTTCCAAATCCTCAGAAGAATCATTCATCATTAAGTCTAGCAATAAAGATATGTTAGGTACCGCTCTCCGACTACAACAAGTATATAATGGTGTACCTGTATGGGGCTCTACTCAAACAGCATTAGTTGCAGACGATGGTGTTCTAACAGCTTTCTCTGGTACGATAGCACCTAATCTAGATACAAAAAAAGGACTTAAATCCGAAAAGAAAGTAAATGCCAACAAATCTATTAAAATTGCAGAAGCCGACCTTGGTTATACTCCTACCTATGAAAAAGACCCTACAGCAGATCTAGTAGTTTACACAAATGGTGATGAAGCAACCTATGCTTACCTTGTAAACTTAAACTTCCTTTCTCCTAAACCTGGAAACTTTAATTATTTCATTGATGCATCAACAGGAAAAATATTAAATAGCTATAATAATTTAGATGAAGCAGATAGTAGTGCCCCTGCTGCAAAACCAGGTGGTACAGCAAGTAGTACAAATACAACTGGAACAGGGGTTGGTGTGCTTGGTGATACAAAAACACTAAATATGACCCTATCTGGTTCAACTTATTATTTACAAGATAATACTAGAGCCTCAAATGGTATTTTCACGTATGATGCGGCAAACCGACAACGTCTTGCTGGTACACTTTGGACAAGTCCTGATAACCTTCTAAATAGCGCTTATGATGCAGCTGCAGTTGATGCACATTATTTTGCTGGTTTAACATTTGATTATTATAAAAATGTTTTTGGACGCAATTCCTATGATAATAAAGGCGGTGCACTAAAATCGAGTGTCCATTATGGCCGTAATTACAATAATGCGTTTTGGAACGGTACACAAATGGTTTATGGTGATGGTGATGGTACAACATTTATTTCATTATCAGGGGGTATTGACGTAGTAGCACATGAGTTAACTCACGCTGTAACAGAAACTAGCTCAAATTTAACTTATCAGAATGAATCTGGTGCACTAAACGAAGCAATTTCTGATATTTTTGGTACATTAATAGAGTTCTATAATAATAAAAATCCTGATTATCTGATTGGTGAAGATATTTATACACCAAAAATTGCAGGTGATGCACTTCGTTCGATGAGTGACCCAACTAAATATGGAGATCCAGATAACTATGCAAATCGTTACACTGGAACATCTGACAATGGAGGAGTTCATACAAATAGCGGTATTATTAATAAGGCTGCTTATTTAGTTGCTCAAGGTGGGACTGCTTACGGCGTGACTGTTACAGGAATCGGAAATGATAAACTAGCTCAAATTTTCTATCGTGCAAATACTGTTTATTTAACAGCTTCCTCTACTTTCAGTCAAGCACGTGCAGCATGTGTGAAAGCAGCTTCTGACCTTTTTGGTACCAGCTCCGCTGAAGTAACTACCGTAAATAAAGCATTTGATGCGGTTGGAGTTAAGTAA
- the mce gene encoding methylmalonyl-CoA epimerase — protein sequence MFTNIDHMAICVKNLNDSIKKYEGELGLSYSYREIVEDQGVEVAFFKTNRITIELIQPLTSTNPVHKYIEKKGEGLHHIAFQVDDIEKSLLELKKRQFNLIHHSPRNGSEGSKVAFIHPKQFGVLIEIVQKRGEFNEQV from the coding sequence ATGTTCACAAATATAGATCATATGGCAATCTGTGTAAAAAATTTAAACGATAGTATTAAAAAGTATGAGGGTGAGTTAGGCTTATCATACTCATATCGAGAAATAGTTGAAGACCAAGGTGTAGAAGTCGCATTTTTTAAAACAAATAGAATTACGATTGAATTAATCCAACCACTTACATCAACGAACCCTGTACATAAATATATTGAAAAAAAAGGTGAAGGATTGCATCATATTGCTTTTCAAGTAGATGACATCGAAAAATCACTATTAGAACTAAAAAAACGCCAATTCAATTTAATTCATCATTCACCACGTAATGGGAGTGAGGGTTCAAAAGTTGCCTTTATACACCCTAAACAATTCGGCGTATTAATCGAAATTGTTCAAAAAAGGGGGGAGTTTAATGAGCAAGTATGA
- a CDS encoding acyl-CoA carboxylase subunit beta, with the protein MSKYDDLYKLYEKISEIEQGGGFERIEKQHERGKYTARERIDMLLDEGSFVELFSFVQHRCSDFGMDEQNGACDGVVTGYGKINDRTVFVFSQDFTVFGGALGEMHAKKISQLMDMAVQCKAPIIGLNDSGGARIQEGVLSLDGYGHVFYRNTIYSGVVPQISVIMGPCAGGAVYSPAITDFVIMVNGTSQMFITGPKVIESVTGEKISAEDLGGAKVHNEISGNAHFQAESEEEALKVVRNLMEYLPAHWEEKAPTKMKTEKDIDDLMELIPDESSRPYDVKKIIEMIVDDDSFFEVQKDFAKNLVVGFARLNGEVVGLVCNQPKFMAGGLDLHSADKGARFIRFCDSFNIPIITFVDVTGFFPGVKQEHGGIIRHGAKLLYAYSEATVPKVTVITRKAFGGAYVALNSKSIGADLVFAWPNAEIAVMGAAGAVNILYGKEISQSNRPDELRSEWMDQYKEKFSNPYVAAKYGLVDDVIDPRMTRKKLIQSLEVLKNKNEKRPAKKHGNIPL; encoded by the coding sequence ATGAGCAAGTATGATGATCTTTATAAACTATATGAAAAGATATCTGAAATAGAGCAAGGTGGAGGATTTGAACGGATTGAGAAACAACATGAACGTGGAAAGTATACAGCACGAGAAAGAATAGACATGCTGTTAGATGAAGGGAGTTTTGTAGAGTTATTTAGTTTTGTACAGCATCGTTGTTCAGATTTTGGAATGGATGAACAAAATGGTGCATGTGATGGAGTTGTCACAGGTTATGGAAAAATTAACGATCGAACGGTCTTTGTTTTTTCGCAAGATTTTACTGTGTTCGGCGGTGCTTTAGGAGAAATGCATGCGAAAAAAATAAGTCAATTAATGGACATGGCAGTACAGTGTAAGGCTCCGATTATTGGTTTAAATGATTCAGGTGGTGCGAGAATCCAAGAAGGTGTCCTTTCGTTAGATGGTTATGGACATGTTTTTTACCGAAATACGATTTATTCTGGGGTCGTACCACAAATTTCAGTTATTATGGGGCCTTGTGCAGGTGGTGCAGTCTATTCACCAGCAATTACTGACTTCGTTATCATGGTTAATGGAACTAGCCAAATGTTTATTACTGGACCAAAGGTAATCGAAAGTGTAACAGGTGAAAAGATCTCTGCAGAGGATTTAGGTGGAGCTAAAGTCCATAATGAGATAAGTGGAAATGCTCATTTCCAAGCTGAGTCGGAAGAAGAAGCCCTTAAGGTCGTTAGAAATTTAATGGAATATTTACCGGCACATTGGGAAGAAAAAGCACCTACTAAAATGAAAACTGAAAAAGATATAGATGATTTAATGGAGTTAATTCCTGATGAAAGTAGTCGACCTTATGATGTTAAAAAAATAATAGAAATGATTGTAGATGATGATTCCTTTTTTGAGGTTCAAAAAGATTTCGCTAAAAATTTAGTTGTAGGATTTGCTAGATTAAATGGTGAAGTAGTAGGACTCGTTTGTAATCAGCCTAAATTTATGGCGGGAGGATTAGATTTACACTCAGCTGATAAAGGGGCTAGATTTATTCGTTTTTGTGATAGTTTTAATATACCAATCATCACTTTTGTTGATGTGACAGGGTTTTTCCCTGGTGTAAAACAGGAGCATGGAGGTATAATAAGGCATGGTGCTAAGCTTTTATATGCGTACTCTGAGGCAACAGTTCCAAAAGTTACAGTCATTACGAGAAAAGCCTTTGGTGGAGCATATGTTGCATTAAATAGTAAATCAATTGGAGCAGATTTAGTATTTGCATGGCCAAACGCTGAAATCGCTGTAATGGGTGCTGCTGGTGCTGTAAATATATTATACGGAAAAGAAATCTCTCAAAGTAATCGACCAGATGAGTTAAGATCAGAATGGATGGATCAATATAAAGAGAAATTTTCTAATCCTTATGTTGCTGCAAAATACGGTTTAGTTGACGATGTTATAGATCCAAGGATGACTAGAAAAAAGCTTATTCAATCATTAGAAGTATTAAAAAACAAAAATGAAAAGCGCCCAGCAAAAAAACATGGTAATATACCTTTGTAG
- a CDS encoding M20/M25/M40 family metallo-hydrolase — protein MINEQRIVEEFLELVQVDSETKFEAEIAKVLKQKLEALGMNVFEDDTMGVTGHGAGNIVATIPATKEGVDGIFFSCHMDTVTPGKGIKPSIKDGYIVTDGTTILGADDKAGIAAFLEAIKIIKEQNIEHGEIQFIISVGEESGLHGAKAMDPKLITTKFGYALDSDEEVGNIIVAAPTQAKVIATIYGKTAHAGVAPEKGVSAITIASKAIARMPLGRIDEETTANIGRFEGGSATNIVCDQVNILAEARSLIGEKMEAQVAKMKVAFEEAATEMGGRAEVEVQIMYPGFKFGEGDHVVEVAKRAAEKIGRTPALKQSGGGSDANVFAGHGFPIVNLAIGYEEIHTTNERMPIKELVKTAEMVIAIVEEVAK, from the coding sequence ATGATTAATGAACAACGTATAGTTGAAGAATTTTTAGAATTAGTACAAGTAGACTCTGAAACTAAGTTTGAAGCTGAAATTGCAAAGGTTTTAAAACAAAAATTAGAAGCCCTTGGAATGAATGTTTTTGAAGACGACACAATGGGTGTTACAGGTCACGGTGCTGGAAATATTGTTGCTACAATTCCTGCTACGAAAGAAGGCGTTGACGGTATTTTCTTCTCTTGTCATATGGATACAGTAACTCCAGGTAAAGGAATCAAGCCATCAATCAAAGATGGATATATCGTTACTGACGGAACGACAATTCTAGGTGCAGATGATAAAGCTGGTATTGCAGCATTTTTAGAAGCTATAAAAATCATCAAAGAACAAAATATTGAGCATGGTGAAATTCAATTCATTATCTCAGTTGGTGAAGAATCTGGATTACATGGTGCTAAAGCAATGGATCCAAAATTAATTACTACTAAATTTGGATATGCATTAGATAGCGATGAAGAAGTAGGTAACATTATCGTAGCAGCTCCAACTCAAGCTAAAGTCATTGCGACTATTTATGGTAAAACAGCACATGCAGGCGTTGCACCTGAAAAAGGCGTTTCAGCGATTACGATTGCTTCAAAAGCAATTGCAAGAATGCCACTTGGTCGAATCGACGAAGAAACGACTGCTAATATTGGACGTTTCGAAGGTGGAAGTGCAACAAATATCGTATGTGATCAAGTGAATATTTTAGCTGAAGCTCGTTCATTAATCGGTGAAAAAATGGAAGCTCAAGTAGCTAAAATGAAAGTTGCTTTTGAAGAAGCAGCTACTGAAATGGGTGGACGTGCTGAAGTAGAAGTTCAAATTATGTACCCTGGATTTAAATTTGGTGAAGGAGACCACGTTGTTGAAGTTGCGAAACGTGCAGCTGAAAAAATTGGACGTACTCCTGCTTTAAAACAAAGTGGTGGAGGATCTGACGCGAACGTATTCGCAGGTCACGGTTTCCCAATTGTAAACTTAGCAATTGGTTATGAAGAAATCCACACTACAAATGAAAGAATGCCAATTAAAGAGTTAGTAAAAACTGCTGAAATGGTTATTGCAATTGTAGAAGAAGTTGCTAAATAA
- a CDS encoding DedA family protein — protein sequence MVQHLNLIISHYGYLGIILALIGGIIGLPLPDEILLVYIGYNVFLGRLLYLPSIACAIIGIICGISLSYILGYIFGLPLLNKYGPKVHITEKKIEITKSLFTKFGPYILIIGFFIPGVRHLTAYFAAINKYSYRKFATFAFIGAILWGFTFITLGKIFGEEWDKVASIFAKYSLVIFPSALLIAIVFFYVYRKRLTTS from the coding sequence ATGGTTCAACATTTAAACTTAATAATTAGTCACTATGGTTATCTAGGCATCATTTTAGCATTAATAGGAGGAATTATAGGATTACCACTACCAGATGAAATTCTTTTAGTATACATAGGTTATAATGTATTTCTGGGTAGATTGTTATATTTACCTTCCATAGCTTGTGCAATTATTGGAATCATTTGTGGAATCTCATTAAGTTATATACTTGGATACATATTTGGTTTACCTTTACTTAATAAATATGGACCAAAAGTTCATATTACAGAGAAAAAAATTGAAATAACAAAAAGCTTATTTACGAAATTTGGACCATATATCCTTATAATAGGATTTTTTATTCCCGGAGTCAGGCATTTAACTGCTTATTTTGCTGCCATTAATAAATATTCTTATCGTAAATTTGCAACGTTTGCATTTATTGGAGCAATCCTTTGGGGATTCACTTTTATAACATTAGGGAAAATTTTTGGTGAAGAATGGGATAAAGTGGCGTCTATTTTTGCAAAGTATAGTTTAGTCATATTTCCATCTGCCTTATTGATTGCGATTGTATTCTTTTATGTATATAGAAAACGTTTAACTACTAGTTAG
- a CDS encoding alpha/beta hydrolase, whose amino-acid sequence MINYYEITPNVFSRKETIIMFHGWGSTIESQIQLGNELSKLGFKVVIPEIKYHDSRQVLNNHFDQDILQTYFGKRYLKPLMKKMN is encoded by the coding sequence ATGATTAATTATTATGAAATAACCCCAAATGTATTTAGTAGGAAAGAAACAATCATCATGTTTCATGGTTGGGGTTCAACGATTGAATCACAAATACAACTTGGTAATGAGCTCTCTAAATTAGGATTTAAAGTTGTTATTCCCGAAATTAAATACCATGATTCGAGACAAGTATTGAATAACCATTTTGATCAAGATATTTTACAAACATATTTTGGAAAACGATATTTGAAACCATTGATGAAGAAGATGAATTGA
- a CDS encoding alpha/beta hydrolase family protein, with amino-acid sequence MTHQLCLLKENTILLGSSMGGFIASGMFFSNNSYAGLININGSSSYIYSENDFRKKDRREPLNESELETFEKYDPKFKDSNISKPVLFLHGQQDRVIPIGGQLDFLTTKHHYFIDFLKYKDVNHTITGNMKNDILTWFDKNFKKERILYE; translated from the coding sequence TTGACACATCAGCTTTGTTTACTTAAAGAAAATACAATTCTGTTAGGTAGTTCAATGGGTGGTTTTATTGCAAGTGGAATGTTTTTTTCAAATAATAGTTATGCCGGATTAATTAATATTAATGGATCAAGTTCTTATATTTATTCTGAAAACGATTTTCGTAAAAAAGATAGAAGAGAGCCATTAAATGAAAGTGAATTAGAAACGTTTGAAAAATATGATCCTAAGTTTAAAGATAGTAATATAAGTAAGCCAGTTTTATTTTTACATGGTCAACAGGATCGAGTTATTCCAATTGGAGGGCAACTCGATTTTTTAACTACTAAACATCATTATTTTATAGATTTTCTTAAATATAAGGATGTAAATCATACGATCACAGGTAATATGAAAAACGACATACTCACTTGGTTTGATAAAAATTTTAAAAAGGAGAGGATTTTATATGAGTGA
- a CDS encoding DNA-directed RNA polymerase subunit alpha C-terminal domain-containing protein translates to MSENALPNGLSKPAIRALTSAGYLHLEQFTQLSEAEVLKLHGMGPKSITTIKNALEEKGLSFKK, encoded by the coding sequence ATGAGTGAAAATGCACTACCAAATGGATTATCTAAACCTGCTATTAGAGCATTAACTTCAGCAGGTTACTTACATTTGGAGCAATTCACACAATTAAGTGAAGCGGAAGTATTAAAATTACATGGAATGGGACCTAAGTCGATTACGACAATTAAAAATGCATTAGAAGAGAAAGGATTATCTTTTAAAAAATAA
- a CDS encoding glycosyltransferase family 2 protein: MKPNMSPIQKKGNRYYLTVNKKFWISHFISLSWLLFSIYLSIPWIEDLSDVVTMPVAIIIIGGIAYIPGYMSTFLVISLLLDKQPNFKNEFPNDSVTVLVAAYNEEAAIFNTLKYISDQDYTGEMNIIVINNNSTDGTDREVMRAKKELNSNITLLHQPKPGKFHALNLALEYVKTPYVITLDADTLIHPSAVRYLVSRIKSSPSDVCAVAGSMLVRNSRETLWTKIQEWDYFLGIASIKRLQGLYQGTLVAQGAFSLYKTDCVKEVNGWPDAIGEDIVLTWRLLQKQWKVYFEPLAVAFTDAPTTFGHFAKQRSRWARGMVEGLIEIKPWQQPQVYTKYLTGINLMMVYLDFIYTVCWIPGLILAFFGIHIIVGPMTLLVLPLTFMSYSILYFYQKNYVFRNLNLRIRNNRLGFLFFLLCYQMIMSPVSLYGYIQEFFKLKRVWE; this comes from the coding sequence TTGAAACCTAACATGTCTCCTATACAAAAAAAAGGAAACCGATATTATTTAACAGTAAATAAGAAATTTTGGATTAGCCATTTTATTTCATTATCTTGGTTACTTTTTTCTATTTACTTATCAATTCCGTGGATAGAGGACTTATCTGACGTTGTAACTATGCCGGTAGCAATCATCATAATAGGTGGTATTGCCTATATACCAGGCTATATGAGCACTTTTTTAGTCATAAGTTTACTACTCGATAAACAACCTAATTTTAAAAATGAATTTCCAAATGATTCGGTAACTGTATTAGTGGCTGCTTATAATGAAGAAGCTGCTATTTTTAATACGTTAAAATATATTTCAGATCAAGACTATACTGGTGAAATGAACATTATCGTAATTAATAATAATTCAACTGATGGTACAGACCGTGAAGTAATGAGGGCGAAAAAAGAGTTAAATTCAAATATTACTTTATTACATCAACCAAAACCAGGTAAGTTTCATGCACTTAATTTAGCTTTGGAGTATGTAAAAACACCATATGTTATTACATTAGATGCAGATACATTAATTCATCCTTCCGCAGTAAGATACTTAGTTTCAAGAATAAAAAGTAGCCCTAGTGATGTTTGTGCTGTTGCTGGCTCAATGTTAGTTCGTAATAGTCGAGAAACACTTTGGACTAAGATTCAAGAGTGGGACTACTTCTTAGGAATCGCTTCCATAAAAAGACTTCAGGGATTATATCAAGGAACACTTGTTGCACAAGGTGCGTTTAGTTTATATAAAACTGATTGTGTAAAAGAAGTTAATGGCTGGCCAGATGCAATTGGAGAAGATATCGTTTTAACATGGAGACTTTTACAAAAGCAATGGAAGGTATACTTTGAACCATTAGCAGTAGCATTTACAGATGCACCTACAACATTTGGTCATTTTGCTAAACAAAGATCAAGATGGGCAAGAGGTATGGTTGAAGGACTGATTGAAATAAAACCATGGCAACAACCACAAGTTTATACAAAGTATTTAACGGGTATTAATCTCATGATGGTTTACTTAGATTTTATTTATACTGTATGTTGGATTCCTGGATTGATTTTAGCTTTTTTTGGAATCCACATCATTGTTGGTCCAATGACTTTATTAGTTCTCCCATTAACATTTATGAGCTATTCAATCCTTTATTTTTACCAGAAAAACTATGTGTTCCGTAATTTAAATTTAAGAATAAGAAATAATCGTTTAGGATTTTTATTCTTCCTATTATGCTATCAAATGATTATGTCACCAGTTTCACTTTATGGCTATATTCAAGAATTTTTTAAATTAAAACGAGTTTGGGAATAA
- a CDS encoding YiaA/YiaB family inner membrane protein: protein MQKHRRRNTPAFTVLAYFTLVAGVFLFCIGLYNADMELNEKGYYIAVMLLVAVGSILTQKVVRDNAEDDDIIAEQEVQLKMKLDSSTKKETNSL from the coding sequence TTGCAGAAGCACAGACGTAGAAACACACCAGCATTTACTGTTTTAGCATACTTCACATTAGTTGCAGGAGTATTTTTGTTTTGTATCGGACTTTACAATGCAGATATGGAATTAAACGAAAAAGGTTATTATATTGCAGTTATGCTGTTAGTAGCAGTAGGCTCAATTTTAACCCAAAAGGTTGTTCGTGATAATGCTGAAGATGATGATATTATCGCTGAGCAAGAAGTTCAATTGAAGATGAAGTTAGATAGTTCAACAAAGAAAGAAACAAATAGTTTATAA
- a CDS encoding thiol-disulfide oxidoreductase DCC family protein, which yields MTEKPIILFDGECILCNGAVQFIIKHDQKGYFHFAALQSTFGEKLKKDHPELGSIDSIFLVQNGKIKFESSAALSIAKNLEGWPKSFYTLIIIPTTIRDYLYRLIARNRFKFFGKNESCMIPSKEIRDRFYL from the coding sequence ATGACCGAGAAGCCAATTATTCTATTTGATGGTGAATGTATTTTATGCAATGGAGCTGTTCAATTTATTATTAAACATGACCAAAAAGGTTATTTTCATTTTGCGGCACTACAATCTACATTTGGCGAAAAGCTTAAGAAGGATCACCCCGAACTTGGTTCAATTGATTCAATTTTTCTTGTACAAAATGGAAAAATAAAATTTGAATCTTCAGCTGCACTTTCTATTGCAAAAAATTTAGAAGGTTGGCCAAAATCTTTCTATACCTTAATCATAATCCCAACAACAATACGTGACTATTTATATAGACTGATTGCAAGAAATCGTTTTAAATTCTTTGGAAAAAATGAATCATGTATGATCCCATCAAAAGAAATTAGGGATCGATTTTATTTATAA
- a CDS encoding VOC family protein: protein MQSKIQKISTNLWFDTQAEEAVNYYTSIFKNSKIERITRYGKERHDPNSMEEGAVMTIQFSLEGLDFVALNGGPHFKFTEAISFIIHCDSQEEIDYYWDKLSKDGDKNAQACGWLKDQFGISWQIVPTILPQLLNNSNLEKSERVMKAVLQTKNKINLNNLIEAYEGNPSSN, encoded by the coding sequence ATGCAAAGTAAAATTCAAAAAATATCAACGAATTTATGGTTTGATACACAAGCCGAAGAAGCCGTAAATTATTACACTTCTATATTTAAGAATTCAAAAATTGAAAGAATCACACGTTATGGAAAAGAAAGACATGACCCAAACAGTATGGAAGAAGGAGCCGTTATGACGATCCAATTTAGCTTAGAAGGGCTAGATTTTGTTGCGTTAAACGGTGGACCTCACTTTAAATTTACAGAAGCAATTTCATTCATCATTCATTGTGACTCCCAAGAAGAAATAGACTATTATTGGGACAAATTATCAAAAGATGGAGATAAAAATGCGCAAGCATGTGGTTGGTTAAAAGATCAATTCGGTATCTCATGGCAAATTGTTCCGACCATTTTACCTCAACTATTAAATAACTCTAATCTAGAAAAATCTGAACGAGTAATGAAAGCTGTTCTCCAAACTAAGAATAAAATCAATCTAAACAACTTAATTGAAGCATATGAAGGAAACCCCTCTTCTAATTAG